The following proteins are encoded in a genomic region of Nicotiana sylvestris chromosome 4, ASM39365v2, whole genome shotgun sequence:
- the LOC138889134 gene encoding uncharacterized protein translates to MAELFIKQAQQYSKGRPSYPDELFNFIASKTPCHDLVWDVGTGSGQAAQSLAKLYKNVIATDTSPKQLEFAVKVPNVQYICTSPKMSMAEIETKIGTESSVDLVTIAQAMHWFDLPTFYQQVKWLLKKPNGVIAAWCYTVPEVNNSVDPIFEKFYTVDAGPYWESPRKLVDEKYKTIDFPFEPVSGCDHNGPFEFKIEKVMDLNSYFTYLKSWSAYQTAKEKGVELLTDDVVEKFTSVWNEDGESQKTVSFPIYLRIGKVGNL, encoded by the exons ATGGCAGAGTTGTTTATTAAGCAGGCACAACAATACTCAAAGGGCCGGCCAAGTTATCCTGATGAATTGTTCAATTTTATAGCTTCAAAAACCCCTTGTCATGACCTTGTTTGGGATGTTGGCACTGGCAGTGGCCAGGctgctcaatct TTAGCTAAGCTCTACAAGAATGTAATAGCCACAGACACAAGTCCAAAGCAGCTTGAATTTGCAGTAAAGGTCCCTAATGTTCAATATATATGTACCTCTCCCAAGATGTCAATGGCCGAAATCGAAACCAAAATAGGAACAGAGTCAAGTGTAGATTTAGTAACAATTGCTCAAGCAATGCATTGGTTTGATCTTCCAACTTTTTATCAACAAGTGAAATGGTTACTCAAGAAACCAAATGGAGTAATAGCAGCCTGGTGTTACACTGTGCCAGAAGTAAACAATTCAGTGGATCcaatttttgagaaattttaCACAGTTGATGCTGGACCATATTGGGAATCTCCGAGAAAATTAGTGGATGAAAAGTATAAAACTATTGACTTCCCATTTGAGCCTGTAAGTGGTTGTGATCACAATGGACCATTTGAGTTCAAGATTGAGAAAGTGATGGACTTGAATTCTTATTTCACATACTTGAAGTCATGGTCAGCTTATCAAACTGCAAAAGAAAAGGGTGTTGAGCTCTTGACTGATGATGTTGTTGAAAAATTCACAAGTGTTTGGAATGAAGATGGAGAGAGTCAGAAAACTGTGTCTTTCCCAATTTACTTGAGGATTGGCAAAGTTGGAAATTTGTAA